The Synergistaceae bacterium region TATCATTATGACGTCCGGATCCTGTCTCATTGCCCTGCGCAGCGCCTCGGCAAAACTTTTTGTGTCGCTTCCGACCTCCCTCTGATGGATTAGGGCCTGAGATGAATTGTATATATATTCTATTGGATCTTCGATCGTTATTATATGCACCGAACGGTTTAGGTTTATCTCCTGAATAACGGCAGCAAGGGTCGTTGACTTGCCGGAGCCTGTCGGACCGGTTACAAGAAAAAGCCCGCTGTTCCTGTATGCGATGCTCTTCAGTTCTTCAGGCAGGCAGAGCTGCTTTATTGTACGTATGTTAGTTGTGATTATACGGAGTGCGATCGCAGGATTACCGCGTTCAAAAGAAAAGTTGCATCTGAACCTTTGGCTCTCCCCTGCTCCGTAAGAAAGGCTGAAACTGAAGTCGTATTCACGTTCAAGATAGAACTTCTCCGCCTGTTCTTTTGTCAGCAGTTTTTTCAGTATCCCGTCCATATTCTCAGATGATAAAGATTCAAAATCATCGCACCTGACAAGAGATCCGTTGATCCTCAGCGCGGGCTGCTCGCCTACTTCCAAATGAATATCACTGGCACTGTTATTTATGCCATACAGCAGAACATCCTGAAGCTCAAAGTTTTTCATAAAATATCCCCCAAAAATTTAATCTCCCATTGTTATGGAGAGCATTTCTTCTATGCTGGTCACCCCGTCAAGAACTTTCTTCAGAGCGGCTTCGCGCAATGTCTTCATGCCATGGTTTCGGGCATGATCTCTGATAACTTGTTCCGGGCTCGCATTGTTTATCATATCCCGCAGATCCGGGTCGATCATCATAAGCTCGGCTATAGCCGTCCTGCCGCTGTAGCCTGTAAACCTGCAGGCCGGACAGCCTACAGGTGAATATAACTTCGTTCCTGAAGGCAGCCCGACCTCAGACGACACATGTTCGGATATTACTATCTCCTTTTTACAGTTCGGACACAATTTGCGCACAAGCCTCTGGGCGGCGACCCCGCGGACCGATGATGCCAAAAGAAAGCGCGGGACCCCCATATCAACAAGCCTGTTGATCGCGGTAGGCGCGTCATTCGTATGCAGCGTACTCAGCACAAGATGTCCTGTCAGTGCGATCCTGACGGCCAGATGTGCCGTCTCCGAGTCACGTATTTCACCGACCATAAGTTTATCAGGATCCTGACGAAGTACGGAACGGAGCGTGCTTCCAAAAGTGAGGCCTATTTTTTCGTTTATCTGGATCTGGGTTATTCCAGGTATGGTGTATTCGACAGGATCTTCCAAGGTTATTATATTCACTTTGGGGTCGTTTATGACCTCGAGGAGGGAGTAAAGTGTCGTTGATTTGCCG contains the following coding sequences:
- a CDS encoding type IV pilus twitching motility protein PilT; translated protein: MKNFELQDVLLYGINNSASDIHLEVGEQPALRINGSLVRCDDFESLSSENMDGILKKLLTKEQAEKFYLEREYDFSFSLSYGAGESQRFRCNFSFERGNPAIALRIITTNIRTIKQLCLPEELKSIAYRNSGLFLVTGPTGSGKSTTLAAVIQEINLNRSVHIITIEDPIEYIYNSSQALIHQREVGSDTKSFAEALRRAMRQDPDVIMIGELRDLETIAAAVTAAETGHLILATLHTSDAPQSIDRIIDVFPPYQQQQIRIQLSSILIGILSQQLVPIASGAGRMAATEFLIANNAVRNCIREAKTAQIKNAIQTGSTLGMHTMDQDLARMYKEGFISRKDALACSYDVKELERYLI